In a single window of the Treponema sp. J25 genome:
- the recJ gene encoding single-stranded-DNA-specific exonuclease RecJ, protein MKWEKKEIPPELVKSLAQRYGCDTLTAAILARRGILRGEEIQFYLESDLRYLHNPFLFPGMEDAVDRILSAGEEQEKVLVFGDRDVDGITSTALLVRQLQRMGLTVEWRVPLGNDAYGLSRQTVQEWAKQGGTLIITVDCGISNHEEIALAQELGIDVIVVDHHNPQEELPPALAIINPKLKDTPYPFRDLAGCGVTYKLVWALRFARKSSLYGQNLCLLTTRPTNDAFEVEVAILRNLVVVRRLTETIIPGMVTIEQTRILPLIQDTPILVWDRPLHVRNFHKMFGSGIEPYFQDIREEIGREFPQVAGKSLLRLKELSRIARYSEGNPTELDTFINLFVTYIQKKENLYTEEDQEDLQLVALGTIADMMPLQNENRIIVKNGVSAMEKKARPGISDLFFKLGLSGRPIIASDLSWQVCPAINASGRMGRPDLAVELLLEEKLSRREELVQAVLQMNEDRRKLGNDIWAVVEPMAAASLEQFGGKLVVAFGPEIHRGVTGIMAARMVQRFKVPAIAVAFTSETTLSGSLRSTRGYDVRSLLEQCADLFTDWGGHDYAAGFTMDHEKWPLFLDRLKIVSACMELEEARDEEILHIDAELPHGYLTPELLKVVDTFEPYGEANDHLFFLARGLPIIDILLMGKNGAPHVKLTVDAGAYKWPAVYWQAAEKVKTEFDLHDRVDLVFRLQRNWFNGTETPQLIITDLKRSEVAHEKKQVS, encoded by the coding sequence ATGAAATGGGAAAAGAAAGAAATACCCCCGGAACTCGTAAAGAGCCTTGCCCAACGGTATGGTTGCGATACCCTTACCGCGGCCATCCTTGCCCGACGGGGCATTTTACGGGGAGAAGAAATTCAATTCTACCTTGAATCGGATCTACGCTATCTCCACAATCCTTTCCTCTTCCCCGGCATGGAAGACGCGGTGGATCGGATCCTGTCGGCGGGGGAAGAACAAGAAAAGGTCCTGGTTTTTGGGGATCGAGATGTAGATGGCATCACCAGTACGGCCCTCCTGGTTCGTCAATTACAACGTATGGGGCTTACCGTAGAATGGCGGGTTCCTCTGGGGAACGATGCCTACGGTCTTTCAAGACAAACGGTTCAAGAATGGGCAAAACAGGGGGGAACCCTCATCATCACCGTAGATTGTGGGATTTCGAACCATGAAGAAATTGCCCTGGCCCAGGAATTAGGCATCGACGTCATTGTGGTAGATCATCATAACCCTCAAGAAGAACTGCCCCCTGCCCTGGCTATCATAAATCCAAAACTTAAAGACACCCCCTATCCCTTCCGGGACCTGGCAGGTTGTGGGGTGACCTACAAACTCGTGTGGGCCCTCCGCTTTGCCCGGAAAAGCAGTCTCTACGGGCAAAACCTCTGCTTATTAACCACCCGCCCCACCAACGATGCCTTTGAAGTGGAGGTTGCCATCCTTCGAAACCTGGTCGTGGTCCGGCGACTTACCGAAACAATCATCCCCGGTATGGTAACCATAGAACAGACCCGCATTCTGCCCCTCATTCAAGACACGCCTATTCTTGTCTGGGATAGGCCGCTCCATGTTCGCAATTTCCATAAAATGTTCGGGTCCGGTATAGAGCCCTACTTTCAAGATATACGAGAAGAAATTGGCCGGGAATTTCCCCAGGTGGCGGGGAAGAGTCTTCTCAGATTAAAGGAACTTTCCCGTATCGCCCGCTATAGCGAAGGGAACCCTACCGAATTAGATACGTTTATCAACCTTTTCGTAACCTATATTCAGAAAAAAGAAAACCTTTACACGGAGGAAGACCAGGAAGATCTCCAACTCGTTGCCCTGGGCACCATCGCGGACATGATGCCCTTACAGAACGAAAACCGCATCATCGTAAAGAATGGGGTCAGCGCCATGGAAAAGAAGGCCCGGCCGGGGATCTCGGACCTTTTCTTTAAGCTCGGCCTCAGCGGACGACCTATTATCGCCAGTGATCTTTCCTGGCAGGTGTGTCCCGCCATCAACGCCAGCGGAAGGATGGGCCGGCCCGATCTGGCGGTGGAACTCCTGTTAGAAGAAAAACTTTCCCGCCGGGAGGAGCTCGTCCAGGCGGTTCTCCAGATGAACGAGGATCGCCGAAAACTGGGGAATGACATCTGGGCGGTAGTAGAACCGATGGCTGCGGCAAGCTTAGAACAATTTGGGGGAAAGCTCGTCGTTGCCTTTGGCCCCGAAATCCACCGGGGAGTAACGGGCATCATGGCCGCCCGGATGGTACAGCGCTTTAAAGTCCCCGCCATCGCTGTGGCCTTTACCAGCGAAACTACCCTTTCGGGCTCCCTCCGCTCTACCCGGGGATACGATGTCCGTTCTTTGCTGGAACAATGCGCAGACCTTTTTACCGACTGGGGAGGCCATGATTATGCGGCAGGTTTTACCATGGACCATGAGAAGTGGCCCCTCTTTCTGGATCGACTTAAAATAGTCAGCGCCTGCATGGAACTCGAAGAGGCCCGGGATGAAGAAATCCTCCATATCGATGCGGAACTACCCCATGGCTATCTTACTCCCGAGCTCCTCAAGGTAGTAGATACCTTTGAACCCTATGGAGAGGCAAACGACCACCTCTTTTTCCTTGCCCGGGGCTTACCGATTATCGATATACTTTTGATGGGGAAAAACGGAGCCCCCCACGTAAAACTGACGGTGGATGCGGGAGCCTACAAGTGGCCCGCCGTATACTGGCAGGCCGCAGAAAAGGTAAAAACCGAGTTTGACCTCCACGACCGGGTGGACCTGGTATTTCGGTTACAGCGTAATTGGTTCAATGGGACTGAAACGCCGCAGCTTATCATCACCGACCTTAAACGATCGGAAGTTGCTCATGAAAAAAAACAGGTTTCATAA
- a CDS encoding M23 family metallopeptidase, whose protein sequence is MKKNRFHKILALLACIVTGPYLGAQEPTAFFVYPEKPRIGDAFQVVFLLPNQTEAAGSFSDYQVELLSPKGKRILSSPFFIFDTYQNETETGTIAMALLTTGPAYEGATILIRILKGEQPLQEGSISLEPVQFVSMEIALDSTNTDLLTKPDPRKEAESRELWQVLTTPTPLLHSQEPWVEPVASKRRTAFFGDQRVYRYSNGKQSTSIHYGLDYGVPRGTPVRACARGRVALARYRLVTGNTVILEHAPGVYSLYYHMDTISVAVGEIVEQGALIGTSGSTGLSTGPHLHWEIRIQGESANPDSLITNPLLDKDAILSRISTYRAKARNSDR, encoded by the coding sequence ATGAAAAAAAACAGGTTTCATAAGATTTTAGCATTGCTCGCCTGTATCGTTACGGGTCCCTATCTGGGGGCCCAGGAACCTACCGCTTTCTTCGTGTATCCCGAAAAGCCCCGGATAGGAGACGCCTTTCAAGTAGTGTTCCTCTTACCCAACCAAACAGAAGCCGCCGGTTCCTTTAGCGACTATCAGGTCGAGCTTTTGTCGCCGAAGGGGAAAAGGATCCTTTCTAGTCCCTTTTTCATCTTTGATACCTATCAAAATGAAACAGAAACCGGCACTATTGCCATGGCCCTGCTTACCACCGGTCCAGCCTACGAGGGAGCTACCATCCTTATCCGGATTCTTAAAGGAGAACAGCCCTTACAAGAAGGAAGCATCTCTCTGGAACCGGTCCAATTCGTTTCCATGGAAATAGCCCTGGATAGCACAAACACCGACCTATTAACCAAACCGGATCCCCGTAAAGAAGCGGAAAGCCGGGAACTCTGGCAGGTCCTTACCACGCCGACACCCCTTCTCCACAGTCAGGAACCCTGGGTGGAACCGGTGGCAAGCAAACGTCGTACCGCCTTCTTTGGAGATCAACGGGTGTACCGGTACAGTAATGGTAAGCAGAGCACCAGTATTCACTACGGTCTTGACTATGGCGTTCCCCGGGGGACACCGGTGCGCGCCTGTGCACGGGGGCGGGTTGCCCTGGCCCGATATCGCCTGGTAACGGGGAACACGGTTATTCTGGAACATGCCCCGGGGGTGTATTCGCTGTACTACCACATGGATACTATTTCGGTAGCGGTAGGAGAAATAGTTGAGCAGGGGGCCCTCATAGGCACCAGTGGTTCTACTGGCCTTTCCACGGGGCCCCATCTCCACTGGGAAATTCGCATCCAGGGGGAAAGCGCAAACCCCGATAGTCTTATCACAAATCCTCTGCTTGACAAAGATGCTATTCTCAGTAGAATATCGACCTATCGTGCGAAGGCACGTAATTCTGACCGGTAA
- the recO gene encoding DNA repair protein RecO, with amino-acid sequence MARNKTYQAIVLTVKNSGESNREAVFLTREEGLLRATLFGGPKSKLRSHVSSFNRGTLWVYHDPVRDSRKVTDFDVETWRPGIREDYGRILAASFLVELVLQGHGGGANPEEVYLLLDESLEILAEAQRDQRRHLVLCFIWQYLDILGIFPDFSHCGSCACPIGHLDILWYLPDQNLLVCSTCRERAAPSAGLAAVPLYPGFRRWFREVHKQHGPQALRYTLEDEVLARAIQVGEGLYTAFSGKRIQWHEE; translated from the coding sequence ATGGCACGCAATAAAACCTACCAGGCCATCGTTCTGACGGTAAAAAACTCAGGCGAATCGAATCGGGAGGCGGTCTTCCTTACCCGGGAAGAGGGGCTCCTGCGGGCGACCCTTTTTGGCGGCCCCAAAAGCAAGCTACGTTCCCACGTGAGTTCCTTTAATAGGGGTACGCTGTGGGTATACCACGATCCGGTGCGGGATAGCCGCAAGGTAACCGATTTTGACGTAGAAACCTGGCGCCCCGGCATTCGGGAAGACTATGGGAGAATTCTGGCGGCCAGCTTTCTTGTCGAATTGGTGCTCCAGGGACATGGCGGCGGCGCCAATCCAGAAGAGGTATATCTTCTTTTAGATGAAAGCCTGGAAATCCTGGCGGAGGCCCAGCGGGACCAACGGCGACACCTGGTGCTTTGTTTCATATGGCAGTATCTGGACATTCTGGGGATTTTTCCCGATTTTTCCCATTGTGGTTCCTGCGCTTGCCCCATCGGTCATCTTGATATACTATGGTATCTCCCGGACCAGAATCTCCTGGTGTGTTCCACCTGCCGGGAAAGGGCGGCTCCCTCAGCTGGACTGGCAGCGGTCCCCCTGTACCCGGGATTCCGGCGCTGGTTCAGGGAGGTACACAAGCAGCATGGCCCGCAGGCCCTCCGGTACACCCTTGAGGATGAGGTGCTTGCCAGGGCTATACAGGTAGGAGAGGGACTATACACTGCCTTCAGTGGTAAAAGGATACAATGGCATGAGGAATAA
- a CDS encoding thymidine phosphorylase, translating to MRAVDIIMNKRNGKELSRDELEFLIRGYVEGRIPDYQVSAWAMAVYFQGMTPRETGALTEIMLHSGKTIDLSGIEGPFVDKHSTGGVGDKTSLILAPLVASLGIKDPMMSGRALGHTGGTLDKLEAIPGYRTNLSVEEFRRILATTGFAMTGQTSEIVPADRLLYALRDVTATVESIPLITASILSKKVAEGAEALVFDVKFGSGAFMKDFSQAEQLARSLVETGKAMGKPIIALLTDMNEPLGTMVGNFLEVEESLDCLEGKGPADLMEVTLELAARMVLLAGKAPDASTARQLCEKALASGKPRELFLKNVEAQGGKPEELLRLRGTYRSPHWKEVRAPRSGYITHIDAYDIGRAGVLLGVGRNTTSDPVSPTAGIQFHHRRGDKVQNGELVMTVWGKDQGSLEEALPLLEGALHIEDALPAPRNLVAKEICAS from the coding sequence ATGCGAGCGGTAGATATCATCATGAATAAACGAAATGGCAAAGAGCTTTCCCGGGATGAATTAGAGTTTCTTATCAGAGGATATGTGGAGGGCCGTATCCCGGATTACCAGGTTTCTGCCTGGGCAATGGCGGTGTACTTCCAGGGGATGACTCCCCGGGAAACGGGCGCTCTTACGGAGATAATGCTTCATTCCGGAAAAACCATCGACCTTTCGGGGATAGAAGGCCCCTTTGTGGATAAACACTCCACCGGGGGAGTGGGGGATAAAACAAGCCTTATCCTGGCACCCCTCGTCGCCTCCCTGGGAATCAAGGATCCCATGATGTCTGGCCGGGCCCTGGGGCACACGGGAGGAACCCTGGACAAACTGGAAGCCATCCCCGGCTATCGAACAAACCTTTCGGTGGAAGAATTCCGGCGCATCCTTGCAACCACCGGCTTTGCCATGACCGGCCAGACCAGCGAGATCGTCCCGGCGGATCGGCTCCTGTACGCCCTACGGGATGTGACCGCCACGGTGGAATCGATTCCGCTCATTACCGCGAGTATTCTTTCCAAAAAGGTGGCCGAAGGAGCAGAAGCCCTGGTATTCGACGTTAAATTCGGGTCTGGTGCCTTCATGAAGGATTTTTCCCAGGCGGAACAACTGGCCCGGTCCCTGGTAGAAACGGGCAAGGCCATGGGGAAACCCATTATTGCCCTGCTTACGGACATGAATGAACCCCTGGGGACCATGGTAGGAAACTTTTTAGAGGTCGAAGAAAGCCTTGATTGTCTTGAAGGAAAGGGTCCAGCGGATCTCATGGAGGTTACCCTGGAACTTGCCGCCCGGATGGTACTGCTGGCGGGAAAGGCCCCCGATGCAAGCACTGCCCGCCAACTCTGTGAAAAAGCCCTGGCAAGCGGCAAACCCCGGGAACTCTTTCTTAAAAATGTGGAAGCCCAGGGCGGCAAGCCGGAAGAACTCCTCCGCTTACGGGGGACCTATCGCTCTCCCCATTGGAAAGAAGTCCGGGCACCCCGGAGTGGATATATCACCCACATCGATGCTTACGACATAGGCCGAGCAGGGGTGCTCCTGGGCGTAGGGAGAAACACCACCAGCGATCCGGTCAGTCCCACAGCGGGGATCCAATTCCATCATCGGCGGGGAGACAAAGTCCAGAACGGAGAACTAGTCATGACTGTGTGGGGTAAGGATCAGGGAAGCCTTGAGGAGGCGCTTCCCCTTCTGGAGGGAGCCCTGCATATAGAGGACGCCCTCCCCGCACCACGTAATCTTGTGGCAAAGGAAATTTGCGCCTCATGA
- the argA gene encoding amino-acid N-acetyltransferase yields MQQTSQVELIREAFFYQSRFHGRTMVFKVDYPLTEAPSFPSLMNDLALLAQTGIRVVIVPGAKEWIDAVLTEYEIPWSYEGTVRLTSGQAIPFVKMAAFEVATRFMTALSASRIDSVIGNFVRARGLGVVNGVDYGHSGVVEKILVEPLSRVLQMGMVPIIPCIGWSIAGKPYNLPSDEIALEVCRALGAVKFFILSAHGPLMTSHYQVPANLSCDASGRIGRLTLQEAQAILDMNSPQKDRPLEELQLALRAGRAGVERVHLVDGREEGAVLRELFSNLGAGTMIYADEYESIRPLLADDIPQILRLMEPLMEQGILLRRSADDIHEKIKDYVVFDIDGSVHACGALHDWGEGQGEIAALATDPLYGELNMGRRIVGYLIERARKQGMKRVFVLTTRTHDWFEYLGFKEISVEELPERKRRLYDYKRKSKVFALDLSSLPQGSS; encoded by the coding sequence ATGCAACAAACGAGTCAGGTAGAACTCATCCGGGAAGCCTTTTTTTACCAGAGCCGCTTCCACGGAAGGACGATGGTGTTTAAAGTTGATTATCCCCTTACCGAAGCCCCATCCTTTCCTTCCCTGATGAACGACCTGGCCTTGCTTGCCCAAACGGGCATCCGGGTTGTGATTGTACCGGGGGCCAAAGAATGGATTGATGCGGTCCTCACGGAATACGAAATTCCCTGGTCATATGAGGGGACCGTCCGGCTGACTTCAGGCCAGGCCATTCCCTTTGTAAAAATGGCGGCCTTTGAAGTGGCGACCCGCTTTATGACGGCCCTTTCGGCGAGCCGTATCGACTCGGTGATCGGTAATTTTGTGCGCGCCCGTGGCTTAGGCGTGGTAAATGGAGTCGATTATGGGCATTCGGGGGTGGTAGAAAAAATTCTGGTAGAACCCCTGTCACGGGTACTCCAGATGGGGATGGTTCCCATTATTCCCTGTATCGGCTGGAGTATTGCGGGGAAGCCCTACAATCTTCCCAGTGATGAAATAGCCCTGGAAGTATGCCGGGCCCTGGGGGCGGTAAAATTCTTTATCCTTTCAGCCCATGGACCTCTCATGACATCCCACTACCAGGTGCCGGCGAACCTTTCCTGCGATGCCTCGGGCCGTATTGGACGCCTTACCCTTCAGGAAGCCCAGGCCATCCTGGATATGAACAGCCCCCAAAAGGACCGCCCCCTGGAAGAACTCCAGTTGGCCCTGCGGGCAGGCCGGGCGGGGGTGGAGCGGGTACACCTGGTAGACGGCCGGGAAGAAGGGGCGGTACTCCGGGAACTTTTTTCCAATCTGGGGGCAGGGACCATGATCTACGCCGATGAATATGAGTCGATCCGGCCCCTTTTGGCTGACGATATCCCCCAGATCCTGCGGCTCATGGAACCCCTTATGGAACAGGGGATACTCCTCCGCCGCAGCGCCGACGATATTCACGAAAAGATAAAGGATTACGTGGTATTTGACATCGATGGGTCCGTACACGCCTGTGGAGCCCTCCACGATTGGGGGGAAGGACAGGGAGAAATTGCCGCCCTGGCCACAGATCCCCTCTACGGGGAACTCAACATGGGGCGCCGTATCGTGGGCTATCTCATAGAAAGGGCCCGCAAGCAGGGCATGAAGCGGGTTTTTGTGCTCACCACCCGGACCCACGATTGGTTTGAGTACCTGGGGTTCAAGGAAATTTCCGTAGAAGAGCTTCCCGAGCGGAAACGCCGCCTCTACGATTACAAACGAAAGAGTAAGGTGTTTGCTCTGGACCTTAGCTCCCTTCCCCAGGGTTCGTCATAA